The following proteins are encoded in a genomic region of Syngnathus acus chromosome 22, fSynAcu1.2, whole genome shotgun sequence:
- the LOC119116472 gene encoding homeobox protein six1b has translation MSILPSFGFTQEQVACVCEVLQQGGNLERLGRFLWSLPACDHLHKNESVLKAKAVVAFHRGNFRELYKILESHQFSAHNHPKLQQLWLKAHYVEAEKLRGRPLGAVGKYRVRRKFPLPRTIWDGEETSYCFKEKSRGVLREWYTHNPYPSPREKRELAEATGLTTTQVSNWFKNRRQRDRAAEAKERENSENNNAGGNKQNQLSPLDGGKSLMSSSEDEFSPPQSPDQNSALLLQGNMVHPGASAYSMPGLGAPQSVHGMHGHPHQLQDSLLGPLTSSLVDLGS, from the exons ATGTCGATATTACCGTCTTTCGGCTTCACCCAGGAGCAAGTGGCGTGCGTGTGCGAGGTGCTGCAGCAGGGAGGAAACCTAGAGAGGCTTGGCCGCTTCTTATGGTCTCTCCCCGCATGCGACCACCTCCACAAGAACGAGAGCGTCCTGAAGGCGAAAGCGGTGGTGGCTTTCCACCGGGGCAACTTCCGGGAACTCTACAAGATCCTGGAAAGCCACCAATTCTCCGCGCACAACCACCCCAAGCTGCAGCAGCTATGGCTCAAGGCGCACTACGTGGAGGCGGAGAAGCTGCGCGGTCGGCCGCTCGGCGCCGTCGGGAAGTACCGGGTGAGGAGGAAATTCCCACTGCCGCGCACGATATGGGACGGCGAGGAAACCAGCTACTGCTTTAAAGAGAAGTCCAGAGGGGTCCTGCGGGAGTGGTACACGCACAATCCGTATCCGTCCCCGCGGGAGAAGAGGGAGCTGGCCGAGGCCACGGGACTGACCACCACGCAGGTCAGCAATTGGTTCAAAAACAGACGGCAGAGGGACAGAGCCGCGGAAGCCAAGGAAAG GGAGAACAGCGAAAACAACAACGCAGGCggcaacaaacaaaaccagcTGTCCCCGCTGGACGGAGGAAAGTCGCTCATGTCCAGCTCGGAGGACGAATTTTCTCCCCCTCAGAGCCCCGACCAGAACTCTGCGCTTTTGCTCCAGGGCAACATGGTCCACCCCGGGGCCTCCGCGTACTCCATGCCCGGGCTAGGCGCCCCACAGTCGGTGCACGGCATGCACGGACACCCGCACCAGCTGCAGGACTCCTTGCTGGGACCCCTAACCTCCAGCCTTGTGGATTTGGGCTCTTAA